One Polyangiaceae bacterium genomic window carries:
- a CDS encoding protein kinase: MEEPKERKEDDTLSEAGKRKVAAVADTVTGELKAADVTPPGTVRIERPRRRKKALQSEPVEIIEAANEVPIPQSTSAKIALSGIDSQEAPSSSSFLPLSERNPLSDPNRWDRYEILGLLGKGGMGAVFEARDKRIDRRVAIKFIFNVDSYMTSRFLQEARAQARIDHPNVCKVLEVGEVEGRAYIAMQLIRGKPLSEASEAMSLDDKVRLMKTVTEAVSVAHRLGVIHRDIKPANIMVEQVEGEGGSILLNPILMDFGLAREESGTQGLTESGALLGTPGYMSPEQARGQARGTDARTDVYGLGATLYDLLTGAPPFADANAMNVLLKVLIEDPVPPRVKNPEVPPALDTIVIKCLSKEPHQRYASAADLAEDLERFLSREKVLARRLTLPERLYWRGKRNKPMAFAVIALVVSLVAFTGYGVDTAITNARREAIAQKRAELGKKLGQAVKDLDWLVRSAHLVPLHDTTAEKAIVRERMASIEAEMRSFADLGAGFDHYALGLGHVALEEWELARKHLEAAQARGVREPELDYALGRALGELYSKSLEDARKSGDATYFAKRKKELDEEYLAPALRHLERCRGLPTVSAGYLEALIHFYHRRYDEALEQAEAARKSTPWLYEAAKLEGDVYLARALDAKDRGDNEKAERDFEQAVLHYERAADIGRSDHQVYEALSEAWIRQEEMDLYRGRDPKPKLEKALAAADKALIAAPKESYGHTKKAFAYHFQGRYAQGHGASREAVEGYYRLQIASGKQAVGAHPTDPFAQEATGIAYLKLAEYLQDRGETVDAILGQSSVYLREAIRLNPNFPWAYNDYGYALGLMGYAKKRRNEDPQELFQKAIETTKKAILIDEQYLIAYNNTALWLTELAEWKANHGENPEDVLRDAVRMTDHILHMNDKHLMAYGNAGRAFAMISSYRTETNEDGTESARRATERFKGLLSIDRTDVLAHIELARAYRLLAGHERIHGADPSSSINEGLRTLGTCRRIAVGNADCKVVEAEIRIEQAEWAESKQEVSSPLLEQARQLVAEATQQYPNRGDFWLNLAHIRLRQVAASRTSVEPNDSPNVIVDDGLRAIDQALKLAPGLPRALAVRGALNFHKAQIDSAHEKSALGQAKASLSKAFEGNPLLKRRYGEIANEVERRLEGR, from the coding sequence ATGGAAGAACCAAAAGAAAGAAAGGAGGACGATACTCTTTCCGAAGCAGGTAAGCGCAAAGTGGCCGCGGTGGCGGATACCGTGACGGGCGAGTTGAAGGCTGCCGATGTAACGCCGCCCGGGACCGTCCGAATCGAGCGTCCGCGGCGCAGGAAAAAGGCGCTGCAGAGCGAGCCCGTCGAGATCATCGAAGCTGCCAACGAGGTGCCAATACCGCAGTCGACGAGTGCGAAAATTGCACTGAGCGGCATTGATTCGCAAGAGGCGCCTTCTTCGTCGAGCTTTCTGCCGCTGTCCGAGCGTAATCCGCTATCCGATCCCAATCGTTGGGATCGGTACGAGATCCTCGGGTTGCTCGGCAAGGGTGGTATGGGGGCGGTATTCGAAGCACGCGACAAACGAATCGATCGGCGCGTGGCCATCAAGTTCATATTCAATGTCGATTCCTACATGACGTCGCGCTTTCTGCAAGAAGCGCGGGCGCAGGCGCGCATCGATCATCCAAACGTTTGCAAAGTATTGGAGGTCGGCGAAGTCGAAGGGCGCGCGTACATTGCGATGCAGCTCATTCGGGGCAAACCGCTTTCCGAGGCGTCCGAGGCAATGTCGCTCGACGACAAAGTGCGTCTCATGAAGACGGTGACCGAAGCGGTTTCCGTGGCGCATCGATTGGGCGTGATTCACCGAGACATCAAGCCGGCCAATATCATGGTGGAGCAAGTCGAAGGGGAGGGCGGATCGATATTGCTCAATCCCATTTTGATGGACTTTGGGCTTGCGCGTGAAGAATCGGGGACGCAAGGTCTCACGGAATCGGGCGCGCTTTTGGGCACGCCGGGATACATGTCGCCCGAGCAAGCGCGAGGTCAAGCGCGGGGCACGGATGCGCGGACGGATGTGTATGGTCTCGGCGCGACGCTTTACGATTTATTGACCGGGGCGCCACCGTTTGCCGATGCGAATGCAATGAACGTGCTCTTGAAGGTGCTCATCGAGGATCCCGTACCTCCGCGCGTGAAAAACCCCGAAGTTCCGCCGGCGCTCGATACCATCGTCATCAAATGCCTGAGCAAGGAACCGCATCAGCGTTATGCGTCGGCGGCCGATCTTGCCGAGGATCTCGAACGATTTTTGAGTCGCGAGAAAGTGCTCGCACGGCGCTTGACCTTACCCGAGCGGCTTTATTGGCGTGGCAAGCGCAACAAGCCCATGGCATTTGCGGTGATTGCATTGGTCGTGAGTTTGGTGGCGTTTACTGGTTACGGGGTCGACACGGCGATCACGAATGCACGGCGTGAGGCGATTGCGCAAAAGCGCGCCGAATTGGGCAAGAAGCTCGGACAAGCGGTGAAGGATTTGGATTGGCTGGTCCGGAGCGCGCATTTGGTGCCGCTTCACGATACGACGGCGGAAAAAGCGATCGTTCGCGAGCGCATGGCGAGCATCGAAGCGGAGATGCGATCGTTTGCGGATCTGGGTGCGGGGTTCGATCATTATGCATTGGGTTTGGGTCACGTTGCGCTCGAGGAATGGGAGCTTGCGCGCAAGCACCTCGAAGCGGCGCAGGCGCGAGGCGTGCGCGAGCCGGAGCTCGATTATGCGCTCGGCAGGGCGCTCGGCGAATTGTACAGCAAGTCGCTCGAAGATGCGCGCAAAAGCGGTGATGCGACGTATTTTGCGAAACGTAAAAAAGAGCTCGACGAGGAGTATTTGGCGCCGGCGCTTCGCCATTTGGAGCGTTGTCGCGGTCTTCCGACGGTATCGGCGGGCTATTTGGAGGCGCTCATCCATTTTTATCACCGGCGTTATGATGAAGCGCTCGAGCAAGCAGAGGCAGCGCGAAAGAGCACGCCTTGGCTTTATGAGGCGGCGAAGCTGGAAGGGGACGTGTATTTGGCGCGCGCGCTCGATGCGAAGGATCGGGGCGACAATGAAAAGGCCGAGCGGGATTTCGAGCAGGCGGTTTTGCATTACGAACGAGCGGCTGATATTGGGCGCAGTGACCATCAGGTGTACGAAGCGCTTTCGGAGGCGTGGATTCGGCAGGAGGAGATGGACCTTTATCGAGGGCGTGATCCGAAGCCGAAGCTCGAAAAGGCGCTTGCGGCGGCGGACAAGGCATTGATTGCGGCGCCGAAGGAATCGTACGGGCACACGAAGAAGGCGTTTGCGTATCACTTTCAGGGCCGATATGCGCAAGGGCATGGCGCATCGCGTGAGGCGGTCGAGGGATATTATCGTTTACAGATTGCATCTGGTAAGCAAGCGGTCGGCGCACATCCAACGGATCCATTTGCGCAGGAAGCAACGGGCATTGCGTATCTCAAGCTCGCCGAATACTTGCAGGATCGCGGAGAGACTGTTGATGCAATTTTGGGACAATCAAGCGTCTACCTACGAGAGGCCATTCGACTGAATCCGAATTTCCCGTGGGCATACAATGATTATGGATATGCGCTCGGGCTGATGGGCTATGCGAAGAAGCGCCGGAACGAGGATCCGCAAGAGCTTTTTCAAAAAGCCATCGAAACGACGAAGAAAGCCATTTTGATCGATGAACAGTACCTCATTGCTTACAACAACACTGCACTTTGGTTGACGGAACTTGCCGAGTGGAAAGCCAATCATGGTGAAAATCCTGAAGACGTTTTGCGTGATGCCGTGCGAATGACGGACCATATCCTTCATATGAATGACAAGCACCTCATGGCGTATGGGAACGCCGGTCGGGCTTTCGCCATGATTTCGTCGTACCGGACGGAAACCAATGAAGACGGAACGGAATCAGCTCGCCGAGCGACCGAACGTTTCAAGGGCCTTCTCAGCATTGATCGGACAGACGTGTTGGCGCACATTGAATTAGCTCGCGCATATCGATTACTGGCAGGCCATGAGCGTATTCACGGGGCGGATCCTTCTTCGAGCATCAACGAGGGTCTGCGTACGCTCGGTACGTGTCGCCGAATCGCGGTTGGAAATGCTGACTGCAAGGTTGTCGAAGCGGAAATACGTATCGAGCAGGCGGAATGGGCCGAAAGCAAGCAGGAGGTCTCTTCGCCGCTGCTCGAGCAGGCACGGCAGCTCGTGGCCGAAGCGACGCAACAATACCCCAATCGTGGCGACTTCTGGTTGAACCTTGCACACATTCGTCTTCGGCAGGTAGCTGCATCACGCACGAGCGTCGAGCCGAACGATTCACCAAACGTCATCGTTGACGACGGGTTGCGTGCGATTGACCAAGCTTTGAAGCTCGCGCCAGGGCTTCCGCGCGCACTCGCGGTTCGCGGAGCGCTGAACTTTCACAAAGCACAGATTGATTCTGCGCACGAAAAATCAGCTCTCGGGCAAGCAAAGGCGAGCTTGTCGAAAGCGTTTGAAGGGAATCCGCTGCTGAAGCGGCGTTACGGCGAAATCGCCAACGAAGTGGAGCGACGGCTCGAAGGGCGATGA
- a CDS encoding bifunctional metallophosphatase/5'-nucleotidase, translated as MRFQRLLAPLLAAPIAAFALGTGCDTSEGPSRKLQGQVHLTLLHTSDIHSRLYPYNLQLGQVDAGLGLGEALSIANVGGAARISHIIGRERARSSRVLHIDGGDCFQGAPIFNFFSGEAEIRSLSMMGVDAMLVANHEFDRGALNLGLQLQNFATFPVLAANYLLEDPAQPGNSPLGNALQPYSVFMLDGLRVGVIGMGNLSSMTSLLDAPNRLGITPLETVDVAQFYIDLLRPVVDVVVFITHLGLQVDQKMIEHTTGIDVVLGGHNHIVLQPPKRMKDCSAYFDTEKDSYYIELTNPNPGEPPAKRYCRPRDVILAHSGAFAKFVGRLDLVLSNDPSDFPTVDGQSEYDAANGFEVVTNDYRLFPVTEEVPSDPVVASILEPYAQNLDALANLELLVGYARDGSRRFSTGGGDSPLGNMIATAMWLRLGVQTDFSLTNTTGIRADLVPGPVTVEQMYNIFPFDNSIAKMQLSGVEVQELFDFVARRSTGRGCVSQVQIAGARIVINCTEKRTPEQTTPGIAQNIYIGVRTCTSDSQCGGFAGSCDAQRGVCRCAKDDDCPDKGVGSCNVERNLCGQPFDTLASYELATSNYLAGGGSGFRVLQRNTTQFDTQIQQRDALVDYIRAGRPCTVRPPCPVDANGNGSQSDECSTLLGMTATCTTDGVCDHEDEITCKTDADCEKFDADFACACPESVIEGETCSSNPAKPCAKGSCVLKQCRNDLAALQLETCSNAPSPAIEKQCQEGLAPCKNAGEQCKFLACVDRFLGNFSDGRIRMVGQ; from the coding sequence ATGCGCTTCCAACGCCTACTGGCTCCGCTTCTCGCCGCTCCGATCGCCGCTTTCGCTCTGGGAACGGGCTGCGATACATCGGAAGGTCCTTCGCGAAAACTGCAAGGTCAGGTGCACCTGACCCTGCTTCACACCTCGGACATTCACTCGCGGCTCTACCCCTACAACTTGCAGCTCGGTCAAGTGGACGCGGGGCTCGGCCTCGGTGAAGCACTGAGCATCGCCAACGTTGGAGGAGCGGCGCGGATCTCGCACATCATCGGCCGTGAACGAGCGCGCTCGTCACGCGTGCTGCACATCGATGGCGGAGATTGTTTTCAAGGTGCGCCGATCTTCAACTTCTTCTCGGGCGAAGCCGAGATCCGATCCCTCAGCATGATGGGTGTCGACGCGATGCTCGTGGCCAATCACGAGTTCGATCGCGGAGCGCTCAACCTGGGGCTTCAACTGCAGAACTTCGCGACGTTCCCCGTGCTCGCGGCAAACTACCTGCTCGAAGATCCAGCTCAACCCGGGAACTCGCCGCTCGGCAACGCGCTGCAACCATACTCGGTGTTCATGCTCGACGGTCTGCGTGTGGGCGTGATCGGGATGGGCAACTTGTCGAGCATGACGTCGCTGCTCGATGCACCAAATCGTTTGGGCATCACGCCGCTCGAAACGGTGGACGTGGCGCAGTTCTACATCGACTTGCTCCGGCCGGTCGTGGACGTCGTCGTCTTCATCACCCACTTGGGGCTCCAAGTGGATCAGAAGATGATCGAGCACACGACGGGCATCGATGTCGTATTGGGCGGGCACAATCATATCGTGCTGCAGCCGCCGAAGCGGATGAAGGATTGCTCGGCCTATTTCGACACCGAGAAAGACAGTTATTACATCGAGCTCACGAATCCGAACCCGGGCGAGCCGCCGGCAAAGCGTTATTGCCGGCCGCGCGACGTCATCTTGGCGCATTCGGGTGCATTTGCGAAATTCGTGGGGCGCCTCGATCTCGTGTTGTCCAACGATCCGTCCGACTTTCCAACGGTCGACGGGCAATCCGAATACGATGCAGCCAACGGTTTCGAGGTCGTGACGAACGATTATCGACTCTTCCCGGTGACGGAGGAAGTGCCTTCGGATCCGGTGGTCGCATCGATATTGGAGCCGTACGCCCAGAATTTGGACGCCTTGGCGAACTTGGAGTTGCTCGTCGGGTATGCTCGCGATGGCTCGCGCCGGTTTTCCACGGGCGGTGGAGATTCACCGCTCGGCAATATGATCGCGACGGCCATGTGGCTGCGTCTCGGCGTGCAAACGGACTTTTCGCTGACGAATACGACGGGCATTCGCGCGGATCTCGTGCCAGGACCGGTCACCGTCGAGCAAATGTACAATATTTTTCCCTTCGACAACTCGATTGCAAAAATGCAGCTATCGGGCGTCGAAGTGCAGGAGCTCTTCGATTTCGTCGCGCGTCGATCGACGGGCCGCGGATGCGTTTCGCAAGTGCAAATTGCAGGCGCACGTATCGTGATCAATTGCACCGAAAAGCGGACGCCCGAGCAAACGACGCCCGGCATTGCGCAGAACATCTACATCGGCGTTCGAACATGCACGTCCGATTCCCAATGTGGAGGTTTCGCCGGCAGTTGTGATGCGCAGCGCGGCGTGTGTCGGTGTGCCAAAGACGACGATTGTCCCGACAAAGGCGTGGGTAGCTGCAACGTCGAACGGAATCTTTGCGGACAGCCTTTCGATACGCTGGCGAGCTACGAGCTGGCGACATCGAATTACCTGGCTGGTGGAGGAAGCGGATTCCGCGTGCTCCAGCGCAACACGACACAATTCGATACGCAGATTCAGCAGCGGGATGCGCTCGTCGATTACATTCGCGCCGGCAGGCCGTGCACGGTCCGGCCGCCGTGTCCGGTGGATGCCAATGGCAATGGGAGCCAATCGGACGAATGCTCGACACTCCTTGGTATGACCGCCACGTGCACGACCGATGGCGTGTGCGATCACGAAGATGAAATCACCTGCAAAACGGATGCGGATTGCGAGAAGTTCGACGCGGACTTCGCGTGCGCGTGTCCGGAATCGGTCATCGAAGGCGAAACGTGCTCGAGCAACCCGGCCAAACCGTGCGCCAAGGGATCGTGCGTGCTCAAGCAATGCCGCAATGACCTCGCCGCATTGCAGCTCGAAACCTGCTCCAATGCCCCTTCCCCGGCCATTGAAAAGCAGTGTCAAGAGGGGCTTGCGCCGTGCAAAAACGCCGGCGAACAATGCAAATTCCTGGCATGCGTGGACCGATTCCTCGGCAACTTCTCCGATGGTCGCATTCGAATGGTGGGACAATGA
- a CDS encoding sigma 54-dependent Fis family transcriptional regulator encodes MSVQGTLHIQSRAKELRLEGFSITVVEGPNAGASVRARTSEVSVGTAPANDLVLTDPTVSRHHFSVTATPEGLLLRDLGSSNGTHMGPVRIQSGYIDGEARVRVGRSTLRIDLSDDDICEVLSPDDGFGTLIGSSSAMRRIFAALPRLAQSDSTVLLEGETGTGKGVISSAIHEASPRAAKPFVVLDCAAIAPTLIESELFGHVKGSFTGATSDRAGAFELAHGGTIFIDEIGELPLDMQPKLLRVLEERTVKRVGGNQRIKIDVRVIAATNRDLRMEVNRNAFRADLFYRLNVVRIHIPPLRERTGDIERLARHFHAELVPNKPISDELLDYFRRQPWPGNVRELRAAVERAILFEDPALLALEEPATNDAQPRVEDVFDPRLSFRMAKQRAADRWEKEYIRALMVAAKDNLSEASRIAKMDRSHLRTLLRKYGLRGAEDTSDGGKE; translated from the coding sequence ATGTCGGTACAAGGCACGCTGCATATCCAGTCGCGAGCGAAGGAGCTTCGGCTCGAGGGGTTTTCGATTACGGTCGTCGAGGGGCCCAATGCGGGCGCATCGGTTCGGGCGCGTACGAGCGAAGTATCGGTTGGCACGGCGCCTGCTAATGACCTCGTGCTCACCGACCCGACCGTCTCGCGACACCACTTCAGTGTGACGGCCACACCGGAAGGGCTGCTTCTGCGAGACCTCGGGTCATCGAATGGTACCCACATGGGACCCGTGCGCATCCAATCAGGATACATCGACGGTGAAGCTCGGGTACGCGTGGGGCGCAGCACGCTACGAATCGACTTGAGTGACGATGACATATGCGAAGTGCTCAGTCCCGACGATGGTTTTGGGACGCTCATTGGTTCGAGCTCGGCGATGCGTCGGATTTTTGCGGCATTGCCGCGTCTGGCTCAATCCGATAGCACCGTGCTGCTCGAAGGAGAAACCGGTACGGGCAAGGGCGTCATTTCGTCAGCCATTCACGAAGCGAGCCCGCGGGCTGCAAAACCGTTCGTCGTCCTCGATTGCGCGGCGATTGCCCCGACACTCATCGAAAGCGAGCTTTTTGGCCATGTCAAAGGATCCTTCACGGGCGCCACGTCGGATCGCGCTGGAGCATTCGAGCTTGCTCATGGCGGCACCATTTTCATCGACGAAATTGGTGAGCTTCCGCTCGACATGCAGCCGAAGCTGCTCCGGGTTTTGGAGGAACGCACGGTCAAGCGGGTAGGGGGTAATCAGCGCATCAAAATCGATGTGCGGGTGATTGCAGCGACGAATCGCGACCTGCGCATGGAAGTCAATCGTAATGCGTTCCGCGCGGACTTGTTTTATCGATTGAACGTCGTACGCATTCACATTCCGCCGCTTCGAGAACGGACCGGGGACATCGAACGGTTGGCACGGCATTTTCATGCAGAGCTCGTGCCGAACAAGCCCATCTCTGATGAGCTACTCGATTATTTTCGCAGGCAGCCTTGGCCGGGCAACGTGCGCGAATTGCGCGCCGCCGTCGAGCGAGCCATTCTTTTCGAAGATCCGGCGCTTTTGGCGCTCGAAGAGCCCGCGACGAACGACGCGCAGCCTCGCGTCGAGGATGTTTTCGATCCGCGGCTTTCATTTCGTATGGCCAAGCAACGCGCGGCGGATAGGTGGGAAAAAGAATACATCCGCGCGCTGATGGTCGCCGCGAAGGACAACCTTTCAGAAGCGTCTCGCATCGCAAAAATGGACCGCAGTCACCTGCGAACGCTGCTGAGAAAATACGGATTACGAGGCGCTGAAGATACGAGCGACGGAGGAAAGGAGTAA
- a CDS encoding pyridoxal phosphate-dependent aminotransferase produces the protein MATIRRAHHLDDVRYEIRGPLARRAHELERQGFEVIKLNIGNPAQFGFRTPETMRLAMIENLSQSEGYCHQKGIFIAREAVVMDTQSRGIAGVSAEDIFMGNGVSELILMSLEALLNPGEEVLVPAPDYPLWTAAVTLSGGRPVHYPCRAENNFLPDPEEVERLVTPATRAIVVINPNNPTGAVYPRELLESLVQIAERRKLVVFSDEIYDRILYDGAKHVPMATVCHGTLCATFGGLSKVYRACGLRTGWLFFTGTKDHAIDYIEGLEVLASLRLCANVPSQWAVQTALGGHQSIYDLTAESGRLGRQRRAVLRGVERSEFLHVVPPMGALYAFPSIDTHKIPHFNDAEFAAELLEREHVLVVPGSSFNITRTNHLRLTLLPNEDVMDDVFVRMERLLTRMADAESGN, from the coding sequence CTGGCAACCATTCGGCGCGCCCATCACCTCGACGACGTTCGGTACGAAATTCGTGGCCCCCTTGCGCGACGCGCCCACGAGCTCGAGCGTCAGGGCTTCGAGGTCATCAAGCTGAACATTGGCAATCCCGCGCAATTCGGTTTTCGCACGCCGGAGACCATGCGCCTGGCCATGATCGAGAACCTTTCGCAAAGTGAAGGGTATTGCCATCAAAAGGGCATTTTCATAGCGCGTGAAGCCGTCGTCATGGATACGCAATCACGCGGCATCGCCGGCGTGAGCGCCGAAGACATTTTCATGGGCAATGGCGTGTCCGAGCTCATTCTGATGAGCCTCGAGGCGCTCTTGAATCCGGGCGAAGAAGTGCTCGTTCCGGCGCCCGATTATCCGCTCTGGACTGCAGCCGTCACGCTCTCCGGCGGTCGCCCGGTGCATTACCCGTGTCGCGCCGAAAACAACTTCTTGCCCGATCCCGAGGAGGTCGAGCGTCTCGTGACGCCGGCTACCCGTGCCATCGTCGTCATCAATCCCAACAATCCCACGGGTGCCGTCTACCCGCGGGAGCTGCTCGAATCGCTCGTGCAAATTGCCGAACGGCGAAAGCTCGTCGTCTTCTCCGATGAAATATACGATCGAATTCTGTACGATGGGGCCAAGCACGTGCCCATGGCGACGGTTTGTCATGGCACCTTGTGCGCCACGTTCGGCGGTCTTTCGAAGGTGTATCGAGCGTGTGGTTTGCGCACCGGGTGGCTTTTCTTCACCGGAACGAAAGATCACGCCATCGACTACATCGAGGGCCTCGAAGTGCTCGCATCGCTACGTTTGTGCGCCAACGTGCCAAGTCAATGGGCCGTACAGACGGCGCTTGGAGGTCATCAAAGCATTTATGATCTCACGGCCGAATCTGGGCGCCTTGGCCGCCAACGTCGCGCTGTTCTTCGAGGCGTCGAACGTTCCGAATTTTTGCACGTGGTGCCTCCGATGGGTGCGCTTTATGCCTTCCCATCGATTGATACCCACAAGATCCCTCATTTCAACGATGCAGAATTCGCTGCGGAATTGCTCGAACGCGAGCATGTGCTCGTCGTGCCCGGATCGAGCTTCAACATTACGCGGACGAACCATTTGCGTCTCACGCTTCTCCCGAACGAAGACGTCATGGACGATGTCTTCGTGCGCATGGAGCGGCTACTCACGAGAATGGCGGACGCAGAGTCTGGGAATTGA